In Verrucomicrobiia bacterium, a single window of DNA contains:
- a CDS encoding TerC family protein: MLENILTIFTLVGLEGLLSADNALILAILVRHLDKPLQKKALLYGIAGAFVFRFLSLLIVRQIMTLWYLKAIGAFYLAYLAVDHFARKRGFHHTAEPSKKPGFWRTVVAVELTDIAFAIDGVLVAVALSNQLWVIYTGAVLGILAVRLAAGFFIAVLEKHPRLEDVAYVVVGWTSVKLFLKTYASFAQTVLGKTVPEDLLPGWLFWTVLLLIIGLGTLWAYRKKGPPANPAG; encoded by the coding sequence ATGCTTGAGAACATCCTCACCATATTCACGCTGGTCGGGCTCGAGGGGTTGCTCTCCGCCGACAATGCCCTGATTCTGGCGATTCTGGTCAGACACTTGGACAAACCTCTGCAGAAAAAAGCGCTGCTCTACGGCATTGCCGGGGCTTTCGTCTTTCGCTTTTTAAGCCTGCTAATCGTCCGGCAGATAATGACCTTGTGGTACTTGAAGGCCATTGGTGCCTTTTATCTGGCCTATCTGGCCGTCGACCACTTCGCCCGCAAACGGGGCTTTCATCACACCGCCGAACCCTCCAAAAAACCCGGCTTCTGGCGAACGGTTGTCGCGGTGGAGTTGACCGACATCGCTTTTGCCATTGACGGCGTTTTGGTGGCGGTGGCGCTCTCCAACCAGCTTTGGGTGATTTACACCGGTGCGGTTCTGGGGATTCTGGCCGTCCGGCTGGCAGCCGGATTCTTCATCGCCGTTTTGGAGAAACATCCCCGGCTTGAAGACGTGGCCTACGTGGTGGTCGGCTGGACTTCGGTCAAGCTGTTCTTGAAAACCTACGCCAGCTTCGCCCAGACCGTGCTGGGCAAAACTGTGCCGGAAGACCTTCTGCCCGGCTGGCTTTTCTGGACGGTGCTTCTGTTAATCATTGGCCTCGGCACCCTTTGGGCCTATCGAAAAAAAGGCCCGCCCGCAAACCCGGCCGGTTAA
- a CDS encoding patatin-like phospholipase family protein, with protein sequence MVWSIHRSALLAFLLCSPAFAASFSYDRRVGTDNFREVLKNQTKRPKIGLALSGGGARGFAQIGVLQALEEMGIQVDAIAGTSIGGVIGGLYACGYGPEELKRIVMGIDWGELFRDRPRRSTLFSTQKEGNESHFLSIRFEGLKPDIPLAITSGQKVSNLFTNLTASANLQAEFDFDRLLVRFRTVAVDLVSGEPVIFYSGDLAEALRATLGAPLAFSPLEKGDKLLVDGGLLMPVPVEPVRQMGVDAVIAVNTTASLDPAEELTTALDVASQATTIMTLDKKQAALDAADLVISPQLNDYRWMDFPKAAQLFEIGYRAAMERKEEILKLAAASSPAGTPPLHVDSVETPEELKEAFPVAAEKTVFIHPLTGWLDSLLATGHYERLTATYDSSRSLLSVQTYEPAVINEIIFSGNTVFPDSALRRAAGLSLGSRLDYRQLAEACRKLDEQYRLRGYNLLEPPQPTWDGSSGRLVFKIREAKIERVTLEGNRRTKSWVVMQNFPLRGGMLFSPEKVSRGVTDVYATGLFERVSALLEPGKEGPSLKLLLKEKNYEQLRLGAHYQSDWESEGFVDFLDGNLFGTGTEFKTRLQYGVRRQLYEAAFKTDRIFKTYLTSRLGIFLYRERWRSYSDFENFQPYRERRWGGFWSLGQQIYRLGVVSAELRAENFVYGNETYNGQLYKHRSLSLRSVVDTRDKNPFPNRGAYNVVSLSVASKALGGNLNYRKAGAFISHFLPVGRSLVFEPQINAGLTSGDLPEPELFRQGGKDFFAGSPKKGFFGRQFLVVGAGFRAKLWGRLHPSIRWDLEKRWIQAEEFNLQDFFYGILGELEVDTPIGPAGVGWAHSNLDGKRFYFSVGYDF encoded by the coding sequence ATGGTTTGGAGTATCCATCGGTCCGCTCTGCTTGCTTTTCTGCTCTGTTCCCCGGCATTTGCGGCATCATTCAGTTATGACCGGCGGGTGGGGACGGACAACTTTCGCGAGGTTCTGAAAAACCAGACCAAGCGGCCCAAAATCGGGTTGGCTCTTTCGGGAGGCGGAGCGCGCGGTTTCGCTCAAATCGGAGTTTTACAGGCACTGGAAGAAATGGGTATTCAAGTGGATGCCATTGCCGGAACTTCCATTGGCGGAGTTATCGGAGGGCTTTACGCCTGCGGCTACGGCCCCGAAGAATTGAAACGAATTGTAATGGGAATCGATTGGGGTGAGCTTTTCCGCGACCGACCCCGGCGCAGCACCCTTTTTTCCACCCAGAAGGAGGGGAATGAAAGTCATTTTCTATCCATCCGGTTTGAGGGATTGAAGCCGGATATTCCGCTGGCAATTACCTCCGGGCAGAAAGTATCCAACCTTTTCACCAACCTCACAGCCTCCGCCAATCTGCAGGCCGAATTTGACTTCGACCGGCTGTTGGTTCGTTTCCGTACGGTGGCGGTGGATTTGGTATCCGGAGAGCCGGTGATTTTTTACTCCGGCGATTTGGCCGAAGCCCTGCGGGCCACCTTGGGGGCGCCGTTGGCCTTCTCGCCGCTGGAGAAGGGAGACAAGCTTTTGGTGGACGGAGGGCTTTTGATGCCGGTTCCCGTGGAGCCGGTGCGTCAGATGGGGGTCGATGCGGTCATTGCGGTGAACACGACGGCGTCCTTGGACCCGGCCGAGGAGTTGACCACCGCGCTGGATGTCGCCAGCCAGGCGACCACCATCATGACCTTGGATAAAAAACAGGCCGCTTTGGATGCTGCCGATCTGGTTATCTCTCCCCAGTTGAACGACTACCGGTGGATGGACTTCCCCAAGGCCGCCCAGCTTTTCGAAATCGGATACCGCGCCGCGATGGAAAGGAAAGAAGAGATTTTGAAACTGGCGGCAGCTTCCAGCCCGGCGGGAACTCCCCCCCTCCATGTGGACAGCGTCGAAACGCCCGAAGAATTAAAGGAGGCTTTCCCCGTCGCAGCGGAGAAAACCGTCTTCATTCATCCCCTGACTGGATGGCTGGATTCTCTTCTGGCAACCGGTCATTATGAACGTCTTACGGCGACGTATGATTCCTCCAGAAGTTTGTTGAGCGTGCAGACCTACGAACCTGCGGTCATAAACGAAATCATATTCAGCGGGAATACGGTTTTCCCCGACTCCGCGCTCCGCAGAGCGGCCGGTCTGTCTTTGGGCAGCCGGCTGGATTACCGCCAGTTGGCGGAGGCGTGCCGAAAACTGGATGAGCAATACCGGTTGCGTGGCTACAACCTTTTGGAGCCCCCCCAGCCCACGTGGGACGGTTCGAGCGGGCGGCTGGTTTTCAAAATCCGGGAAGCAAAAATTGAGCGGGTCACACTTGAGGGAAACCGGCGGACGAAAAGTTGGGTGGTGATGCAGAATTTTCCCCTGCGGGGCGGGATGCTCTTCAGCCCGGAGAAGGTGTCGCGAGGGGTGACGGATGTTTATGCCACGGGGCTTTTCGAGCGGGTCTCGGCTCTCTTAGAGCCGGGGAAAGAGGGCCCCTCTTTGAAACTTTTGTTGAAGGAAAAAAATTACGAGCAGCTTCGGCTGGGGGCGCATTACCAGTCCGACTGGGAGTCGGAGGGATTCGTCGATTTTCTGGACGGCAATTTATTCGGCACCGGCACGGAGTTCAAAACCCGCCTGCAGTACGGCGTGCGGCGCCAACTGTATGAAGCGGCCTTCAAAACCGACCGGATTTTCAAAACCTACCTGACCTCCCGGCTCGGAATTTTTCTCTACCGGGAACGCTGGCGCAGTTATTCCGATTTCGAGAATTTTCAGCCGTACCGGGAGCGGCGCTGGGGCGGTTTTTGGTCGTTGGGGCAGCAGATTTATCGGCTGGGAGTCGTTTCCGCCGAACTGCGGGCGGAAAACTTTGTTTACGGGAACGAAACGTATAACGGCCAGCTCTACAAACACCGCTCCCTGTCGCTCCGATCGGTCGTGGATACGCGGGATAAAAACCCCTTCCCAAACCGGGGGGCCTACAACGTGGTTTCGCTATCCGTCGCTTCCAAGGCATTGGGGGGGAACTTGAACTACCGGAAGGCCGGCGCCTTTATTTCCCATTTTCTTCCGGTCGGCCGGAGTCTGGTTTTTGAACCGCAGATAAACGCCGGGCTTACTTCCGGAGATCTGCCGGAACCGGAGCTTTTCCGGCAGGGAGGAAAGGATTTTTTTGCCGGCAGCCCGAAAAAAGGGTTTTTCGGCCGGCAGTTTTTGGTCGTGGGTGCCGGGTTCCGGGCCAAGCTGTGGGGACGGCTTCATCCCTCCATCCGTTGGGATCTGGAAAAGCGCTGGATTCAGGCGGAGGAGTTCAACCTTCAGGATTTCTTTTACGGGATTTTGGGAGAATTGGAAGTGGACACTCCCATCGGGCCCGCCGGGGTGGGTTGGGCGCACTCCAATTTGGACGGCAAGCGGTTTTATTTTTCGGTCGGCTACGATTTTTGA
- a CDS encoding cation-transporting P-type ATPase, with product MTTLISPSVASPSPLATNPELGLTSVEAKKRLLEFGPNILVPKSRFAALGRWVKTLSDPMILLLLLAALVYFLLGEERDGWVLVGSIIPILLVDLALEARSSRALKKIRELTAPTAHVIRDGVETVVPSETLVLGDVLVLKEGDILPGDGTLVEANNIEMDEAPLTGESVPVPKDTSGGESSGVWAGTAVLTGQGKVIVTATGKRTRYGQIGHLLVEIKEERTPLQKKIDRLVMRLLVWAIFVCFLVFIIEFYRGSGWGKSFLSAVSLAIAAVPEEFPVVFTLYLTMGVFRLSRKKALIRRMVGVETLGATTVICADKTGTLTEGKLTVAEHPEGENDLLFWQTIVMACEPNPTDQLEKELVSHAREHGVEPGKIFAEWKLVQDYPFDLKGKYMSHVWKNSSGELVIAAKGAVEGILSRCKEGGAARKRLEEENAKLAQAGMRVIAVAFGKLPCFAESREDNEKNLACLGVVGFSDPPRLEVARSIAECRNAGVRVVMVTGDHPLTAHHIAEEIGLEHEDDQIVAGPELEAAGDEEFARRAARANIFARVFPQHKHRLVEVLKKKGEIVAMTGDGINDALALKEAHIGIAMGVRGTEVAREAATMVLLDDNFQTIVEAVKEGRQIFSKIEKAFRYLITFHTPIIFLAVAVPLLGFPLLLLPVIIIWLELIMHPTVALVFEADRGDPEAMKKPPRDPARPILPAGELAVSVLTGLSIGLAILGLFWYELSSGTMVSEARAMAVASLIVAEIFLVTIELSRRNLADALKNRFFWVTRLLTIGVLLFFLYLPPMAKSMQLAPIDFAGWLKVLAVALFSTFLMEGVLYFRRLNKR from the coding sequence TTGACCACCCTTATTAGCCCCTCTGTGGCCAGCCCGTCTCCATTAGCGACCAACCCTGAATTGGGGCTTACTTCCGTCGAAGCCAAGAAACGGCTTTTGGAGTTCGGGCCTAATATCTTGGTGCCAAAGTCCCGCTTTGCCGCCCTGGGGCGCTGGGTAAAAACACTGTCCGATCCGATGATTCTGCTTCTGCTTTTGGCCGCGCTGGTTTATTTCCTCCTTGGGGAGGAGCGTGACGGATGGGTTTTGGTCGGTTCCATTATTCCGATTCTTTTGGTTGATTTGGCCTTGGAGGCCCGCTCCAGCCGGGCGTTAAAAAAAATTCGCGAACTGACCGCGCCGACCGCCCATGTGATTCGGGACGGCGTTGAAACAGTTGTGCCGTCCGAAACGCTGGTACTCGGGGATGTTTTGGTTCTTAAAGAAGGGGACATTTTACCGGGGGACGGAACTCTCGTTGAAGCCAACAACATTGAGATGGACGAAGCGCCTTTGACGGGGGAGTCGGTTCCCGTGCCAAAAGACACGTCCGGAGGGGAGTCCTCGGGCGTCTGGGCTGGAACGGCCGTCTTGACCGGGCAGGGGAAGGTCATTGTTACGGCTACGGGGAAAAGAACGCGCTACGGGCAAATCGGCCATCTGTTGGTCGAAATCAAGGAGGAGCGCACCCCCCTGCAGAAAAAAATCGACCGGCTGGTAATGCGGCTTTTGGTTTGGGCGATTTTCGTCTGCTTTTTGGTCTTCATTATTGAATTTTACCGGGGTTCCGGATGGGGAAAGTCGTTTCTTTCCGCCGTCAGTTTGGCCATCGCCGCCGTGCCGGAGGAATTTCCGGTCGTATTCACCCTTTATTTGACGATGGGGGTTTTCCGTCTGTCGCGCAAAAAGGCCTTGATCCGCCGGATGGTTGGCGTTGAGACCTTGGGGGCGACGACGGTCATCTGCGCCGACAAGACCGGAACCTTGACCGAGGGGAAGCTGACGGTGGCGGAACATCCGGAAGGGGAAAATGATCTTCTCTTCTGGCAAACCATTGTAATGGCCTGCGAACCGAACCCGACCGATCAACTGGAAAAAGAGCTGGTGAGCCATGCACGGGAGCACGGTGTCGAACCGGGGAAAATCTTTGCTGAGTGGAAACTGGTGCAGGACTATCCGTTTGATTTGAAAGGGAAATACATGTCCCATGTCTGGAAAAATTCTTCGGGCGAGCTAGTGATTGCCGCCAAAGGCGCGGTGGAGGGAATTCTTTCCCGCTGCAAGGAAGGGGGCGCGGCGAGAAAAAGGCTGGAGGAAGAAAATGCAAAACTGGCCCAAGCGGGTATGCGGGTTATTGCCGTCGCTTTTGGCAAACTTCCATGCTTTGCGGAAAGCCGCGAGGACAATGAAAAAAATCTGGCTTGCCTCGGGGTGGTCGGTTTTTCCGACCCGCCCCGGCTCGAGGTGGCCCGCTCCATTGCGGAATGCCGCAACGCGGGGGTTCGGGTGGTGATGGTGACCGGCGACCATCCTTTGACCGCCCACCATATTGCCGAGGAAATCGGGCTGGAGCACGAGGACGACCAAATCGTCGCCGGCCCGGAGTTGGAAGCGGCCGGCGACGAGGAATTCGCCCGACGGGCCGCCCGCGCCAACATTTTTGCCCGCGTTTTTCCCCAGCACAAGCACCGCTTGGTGGAGGTGTTGAAAAAAAAGGGGGAAATCGTGGCGATGACCGGGGACGGGATCAACGATGCGTTGGCCTTGAAAGAGGCGCATATCGGAATTGCAATGGGAGTGCGCGGCACGGAGGTGGCCCGCGAGGCGGCGACGATGGTGCTTTTGGACGACAATTTCCAAACCATCGTCGAAGCGGTAAAAGAGGGACGGCAGATTTTTTCCAAAATCGAAAAGGCGTTCCGCTACCTCATCACTTTTCATACCCCCATCATTTTTCTGGCTGTGGCCGTTCCGTTACTCGGATTTCCGCTGTTGCTGCTCCCAGTGATTATCATCTGGCTGGAGCTGATTATGCACCCGACGGTGGCTTTGGTCTTTGAGGCCGACCGTGGGGACCCCGAAGCGATGAAAAAGCCGCCGCGCGATCCAGCCCGGCCGATTTTGCCGGCCGGGGAGCTAGCGGTCTCGGTTCTCACCGGCTTGTCCATCGGGCTGGCGATTTTGGGTCTCTTTTGGTACGAACTATCCTCCGGCACAATGGTTTCCGAAGCCCGGGCGATGGCGGTCGCCAGCTTGATCGTGGCGGAGATTTTCCTTGTGACCATCGAACTTTCGCGCAGGAATCTGGCGGACGCCTTGAAAAACCGTTTCTTCTGGGTTACGAGACTGTTGACCATCGGCGTGCTGTTATTCTTTCTTTACCTCCCCCCTATGGCCAAATCGATGCAGCTTGCTCCCATCGATTTTGCCGGATGGCTGAAAGTTTTGGCTGTCGCCCTATTCTCCACTTTTTTGATGGAAGGGGTTCTGTATTTTAGGCGCCTCAATAAGCGATAA
- a CDS encoding RNA methyltransferase yields MPTRRQEKTLRRSFFKKTRQKQDFFAVEGERALTELLKSDWNVLSIFATPPYVHKVRSLIPFESILEVEELSPKKLAELTDTETPSGMLALVEKKIYTIEQVAAEKRVLVLDNLRDPGNVGTLLRTAYAFGWNGVILLKGTAELFSPKVVRSTAGALFHLKIAEQVIPEEAVGMLKKHAFKIWAADSHSGISPEECRRLINPASAKNALVIGSEASGVSRTLLFNADGVVKISLSGEAESLNAAVSGGILMYLLRSEAFSSI; encoded by the coding sequence GTGCCAACACGCAGACAGGAAAAAACGCTCCGACGGTCTTTTTTCAAAAAAACCCGGCAAAAACAAGATTTTTTCGCCGTGGAAGGGGAACGGGCTCTGACGGAGCTTTTGAAGAGCGACTGGAACGTCCTAAGCATTTTTGCCACGCCGCCATACGTTCATAAGGTCCGCTCCCTTATTCCTTTCGAGAGCATACTTGAAGTGGAAGAACTGTCTCCAAAAAAACTGGCTGAATTGACCGACACAGAAACTCCCTCCGGCATGCTGGCCCTGGTCGAAAAGAAAATCTATACCATCGAACAAGTGGCGGCCGAAAAGCGGGTTCTGGTTTTGGATAACCTCCGCGATCCGGGCAACGTCGGGACTCTTCTGCGCACGGCATATGCGTTCGGTTGGAATGGCGTGATACTCTTGAAGGGAACAGCCGAGCTTTTTTCTCCCAAAGTGGTGCGCTCCACCGCCGGTGCCCTCTTTCATCTAAAAATTGCCGAGCAAGTCATCCCCGAAGAAGCGGTCGGCATGCTTAAAAAGCATGCTTTCAAAATCTGGGCGGCCGATTCACACTCCGGCATTTCACCGGAAGAATGTCGGAGGTTGATCAATCCAGCTTCCGCAAAAAATGCCCTGGTCATCGGCAGCGAAGCTTCCGGCGTTTCCCGGACCTTGCTGTTCAATGCGGACGGTGTTGTAAAGATTTCCCTTTCCGGGGAAGCGGAAAGCTTAAACGCCGCCGTCTCCGGCGGAATTTTGATGTATCTGCTCCGTAGTGAGGCATTTTCCTCTATTTAA
- a CDS encoding EamA family transporter, which produces MTFLAIVLMCIIWGLTWVAIKIGLEDLPPLLSAGVRFVLACALLWPVVFWRRLSLPRKWPEIRTILVPGFFIYGVNYALVYWGEQYIGAGLAAILFASLPFLVALFAHYLLPGEKMTLVKLTGLSCGFLGIVLVFHGGLSFGPDSYLGMLALLGSSLSAAYANILVKRDLHDIDPMLATAVQMSLGAVLLLGLGTATESWQDFHLTRKAVGTLLYLSVFGSALAFSLYFWALKKTEATKLSLIAFVTPLVALVGGNLILNEPITGRLAAGSILVLVGILVVNYFSYPGKNQAGAQKS; this is translated from the coding sequence ATGACCTTCCTGGCGATCGTTTTGATGTGTATTATTTGGGGACTGACTTGGGTTGCCATTAAAATCGGTTTGGAAGATCTCCCTCCTCTTCTCTCCGCCGGCGTCCGCTTTGTCCTGGCTTGCGCCCTTCTCTGGCCGGTGGTTTTCTGGCGCCGTCTGTCCCTTCCTCGAAAATGGCCGGAAATTCGCACAATTTTGGTACCCGGCTTTTTTATTTACGGCGTTAACTACGCGCTTGTATATTGGGGTGAACAATACATCGGCGCCGGACTGGCCGCCATTCTCTTCGCCTCCCTCCCTTTTCTGGTTGCCCTTTTTGCCCACTACCTGCTTCCCGGCGAAAAGATGACTCTCGTTAAACTAACCGGCCTCTCCTGCGGTTTTCTCGGCATCGTTTTGGTTTTCCACGGAGGGTTGTCCTTCGGGCCGGACAGTTACTTGGGGATGCTGGCCCTGTTGGGCTCCAGCCTCTCGGCCGCTTATGCCAATATTCTGGTCAAACGGGACCTGCATGATATCGACCCGATGCTGGCGACCGCTGTGCAAATGAGCTTGGGGGCCGTTTTGCTTCTCGGGTTGGGAACGGCTACCGAAAGCTGGCAGGATTTTCACTTGACGCGCAAGGCGGTCGGTACGCTTCTGTACCTGTCCGTTTTTGGATCGGCGCTCGCCTTCAGTCTTTATTTCTGGGCGCTGAAGAAAACCGAGGCGACCAAGCTTTCGTTAATCGCCTTTGTAACCCCACTCGTCGCACTAGTGGGGGGAAACTTGATCTTAAACGAGCCGATAACGGGACGGCTGGCGGCCGGTTCGATTCTTGTTCTGGTCGGTATCCTTGTCGTCAATTACTTCTCTTACCCCGGCAAAAATCAGGCGGGTGCTCAAAAATCGTAG
- a CDS encoding DedA family protein, whose product MITRILEVVAGWVTSAISAGGYPIVCLFMAIESACIPLPSEIIMPFAGFLVHEGRFNIWGATMAGAIGNLIGSVITYWIGYYGGRTAVIKWGKYILFSERDLNNADRFFQRYGSAAAFISRMLPIIRTFISLPAGISRMKFWPFAIFSFLGAIPWCYALTYIGVKLGQNWSTIGQYLHKFDYVVAALILLGIAWYLHHHLKPVLAKKK is encoded by the coding sequence ATGATAACCAGGATATTGGAAGTGGTGGCCGGATGGGTCACCTCCGCCATTTCGGCCGGCGGGTATCCCATTGTCTGTTTGTTTATGGCCATTGAATCCGCCTGCATACCCCTCCCTTCTGAAATAATCATGCCCTTCGCCGGATTTTTGGTGCACGAGGGAAGATTTAATATTTGGGGCGCCACCATGGCGGGGGCAATCGGCAATCTCATCGGTTCGGTCATCACGTACTGGATTGGCTACTACGGCGGACGAACGGCGGTCATCAAATGGGGGAAGTACATCCTGTTCTCCGAGCGGGATTTAAACAATGCCGACCGGTTTTTTCAGCGCTACGGCTCGGCGGCGGCCTTTATTTCCCGGATGCTCCCCATCATCCGCACCTTCATTTCCCTTCCGGCCGGCATTTCCCGGATGAAATTCTGGCCCTTTGCCATCTTTTCCTTTCTCGGCGCCATCCCTTGGTGCTATGCTTTGACCTACATCGGCGTCAAGTTGGGGCAAAACTGGAGCACCATCGGCCAATATCTCCACAAATTTGATTACGTTGTGGCGGCCTTGATACTTTTGGGCATCGCTTGGTACTTACACCATCACTTGAAGCCGGTTTTGGCCAAGAAAAAGTAA
- a CDS encoding hemolysin family protein, translated as MESAFLEIIIIVVLVLVNGFFAAAEISLVSARRTRLRSLANKGEPNAKRVLQLQEDPGKFLATVQVAITLVGTLAGVLGGATVVEELEARLAAPISGVTKTVAIGLVAMAISFLSLLFGELLPKMLALQHPERLALQVARPVQWFYLAALPAVKLLTGSSRFLLNLLGFKEEAKAPLVTEEEIKLLVSEGSRLGIFEKVEEMLIHSVFQFADTPVKKAMTPRTDIVAIEMGTPREKLLQFVAEEGYSRIPVYKGDLDHIAGIIHTKDIINLLLNAELVILEDILRPPYFVPETKKVRELLSDFQRKQVHMAIVLDEYGGTAGLITMEDIIEEIVGEIQDEYDAEREEVTQMEEGRAVVSARIRPEKFNALFGASLPTAEYETLGGFLIDHLGRIPSVEEKIFFGGFDFIVKEKRGHRLLTLKIERKE; from the coding sequence ATGGAATCGGCCTTCCTGGAAATCATCATCATCGTTGTTTTGGTATTGGTGAACGGTTTTTTTGCCGCAGCGGAAATTTCCCTGGTCTCCGCCCGGCGTACGCGCCTGCGGTCCCTCGCCAACAAGGGGGAACCCAACGCCAAGCGGGTTTTGCAACTGCAAGAGGACCCGGGGAAGTTTTTAGCCACCGTCCAGGTGGCCATCACGCTGGTTGGAACGCTGGCGGGCGTTTTGGGGGGGGCCACCGTCGTCGAAGAGCTGGAAGCCCGGCTGGCCGCCCCCATTTCCGGGGTCACCAAAACGGTCGCCATCGGGCTGGTGGCCATGGCCATCTCCTTTCTTTCCCTTCTATTTGGGGAACTTTTGCCCAAAATGCTGGCGCTTCAGCACCCGGAGCGGCTGGCCTTGCAGGTGGCCCGGCCCGTGCAGTGGTTTTATCTCGCCGCTCTCCCGGCGGTCAAGCTCCTGACCGGCTCCTCCCGGTTTCTTTTGAATCTTTTGGGGTTTAAAGAGGAGGCCAAAGCGCCCCTCGTCACGGAGGAGGAGATCAAGCTTTTGGTTTCGGAAGGAAGCCGGTTGGGAATCTTTGAGAAAGTGGAAGAGATGCTCATCCATTCCGTTTTTCAATTTGCCGACACGCCGGTCAAAAAGGCGATGACCCCGCGTACGGACATCGTGGCCATCGAAATGGGGACGCCGCGGGAAAAACTTCTGCAGTTCGTGGCCGAGGAAGGGTATTCCCGCATCCCCGTTTACAAGGGGGATTTGGACCATATCGCGGGGATCATCCATACCAAGGATATCATTAATTTACTTTTAAACGCAGAACTTGTAATTTTGGAGGACATTCTGCGCCCCCCGTACTTCGTGCCGGAAACCAAGAAGGTGCGGGAGCTTTTGTCCGATTTCCAGCGGAAACAGGTACATATGGCTATCGTTTTGGACGAGTACGGCGGCACGGCCGGGCTCATCACGATGGAAGACATTATAGAAGAGATCGTGGGGGAGATTCAGGACGAATACGACGCCGAACGGGAGGAAGTAACGCAAATGGAGGAGGGACGTGCCGTTGTTTCGGCCCGCATTCGGCCGGAAAAGTTCAACGCCCTCTTCGGCGCTTCGTTGCCGACGGCGGAGTATGAAACGCTTGGGGGGTTTTTAATCGACCACCTGGGACGGATTCCCTCCGTGGAGGAAAAAATCTTTTTTGGCGGGTTCGATTTCATTGTCAAGGAAAAAAGGGGGCATCGGTTGCTGACGCTAAAGATAGAAAGGAAAGAATGA